One Tolypothrix bouteillei VB521301 DNA window includes the following coding sequences:
- a CDS encoding acyl carrier protein produces the protein MLNVEVKENLTISPKKDAQKELLTVKKIQAWLVSRLAEQLEINSNQIDVTIPFEQYGVDSLTAVSLTGDLEKWLGCEIDPTLLYDYPTIKALAQHLFEEVAVKV, from the coding sequence ATGCTAAATGTTGAAGTCAAAGAGAATCTAACGATTTCTCCTAAAAAGGATGCACAAAAGGAGCTACTAACTGTCAAAAAAATTCAAGCTTGGCTTGTATCTCGTTTAGCAGAACAACTGGAAATTAACTCAAATCAGATTGATGTCACGATTCCTTTTGAGCAGTATGGTGTGGATTCCTTGACAGCAGTCAGTTTGACTGGTGACTTAGAAAAGTGGCTTGGATGCGAGATCGATCCTACTCTACTCTACGATTACCCAACTATTAAGGCTCTGGCGCAGCATTTATTTGAGGAAGTCGCAGTCAAGGTGTAA
- a CDS encoding SDR family NAD(P)-dependent oxidoreductase, with translation MEPIAIIGIGCRFPSADNPEVFWQILHNKVDAITEVPKERWDVDALYDPKPATPEKMNTRWGGFLEQVDRFEPSFFNISPREAEPIDPQQRLLLEVAWEALENAGIAPQKLAGSKTGVFIGICNADYHRLLYQNSSCINAYSGTGTASSISANRISYVLDLRGPSVAIDTACSSSLVAVHFACQSLRSGESSMCLVGGVNLILSPDMGITFSQAQMMASDGRCKTFDAKADGYVRGEGCGVVVLKLLKDAIRDKDNIRAIVKGSAINQDGLSNGLTAPNALAQQAVIREALKNAEVTPAQISYIEAHGSATSLGDPIEFKSLKAVLMKDRQPDQPCWIGSVKTNIGHLEAAAGIAGLIKVVLSLQHGEILPNLHLVQLNPYISLKGTTFSIPTECQPWVAGTEKRLAGVSAFGFGGTNCHVILEEAPIDFRLSDAGKNPKSEIQNPKSTECPLHLLTLSAKSEKALVELAQKYVNFFASHPEVSLFDVCYTANTGRSHFNHRLAVMASSCVQAREKLTNFCTKQESAQVFKGQGSSLPKVAFLFTGQGSQYVGMGRQLYETAPVFRTAINCCNEILRPYLEKPLLSVLYPEPGQTSPINQTAYTQPALFAIEYALVQLWQSWGIHPDAVMGHSVGEYVAATVAGVLSLEDGLKLIANRSRLMQSLPTGGEMVAVFADEKYIRFVTEIDNKRVSFAAFNGGGNTVISGQSQAVQEICADLEAAGIPTKKLQTSHAFHSPLMEPILAQFREVADRITYGVPDITIISNLTGEPLTQEEISADYWCRHLRYPVQFAKSLKALHAEGYEVFVEIGPKPTLLGMGRNCLPDKVGVWLPSLRPGQEDWQVLLQSLGELYVRGAEVDWSGFDWDCGRRLQLPTYPFQRQRYWVESAANDSSQADNLSQDKIQSPIVQLLNQGDTQHIVQNLEKTGELSEDELRMLPKLLELLVKQDRQLLGAASVKDWLYEVEWKQLPPQVKAQEKSGIQKIGTWLIFADLEGVGQNLAKLLRSQGHTCILVHPGNTCNLRKDGTWCISPSSPADFKCLFQEVLETLERPLQGIIHLWSLEAQSASSLTISSLEQAQTLGVGSVLYLLQALIKELETKKNRDFPASVSPLPQLWLVTRGAVPVGSELPGVAQSSLWGLGKVVALEHPELWGGMLDLAPEFTGDEAIELLAEIENSCGEDHIAFRNGNRYVARLVPKQLSESKQVALRSDSTYLITGGLGALGLRVARWMVAQGARQLVLTGRSKASDEAQSILRQLEQLGAKVFVAQADVSDEADVLKLLEAIDTSMSPLRGIVHAAGVLDDGILLQHSWERYSKVMAPKVKGAWNLHALTQGLPLDFFVLFSSAASLLGSPGQGNYVAANSFMDALAHHRRFQGLPGLSINWGLWADVGMATGLVNRYQAANAMGLKSIAPEQGLQVLEQVLGQATSQIGVLPIDWSVLRQQLRVSGQLPSLLVEFANTEDRAETAQSSALQSDILQKLQAAAANERLSLLTTHIQGEVAKVLGLPPSELPDPKQNFFDMGMDSLIAVELKNQLQNHLGQFLPSTLAFNYPNINSLAQYLSQDVLSLDISAQTSQDLPQNQEELTTSLEEIKQLSEREVMALIAQEFEAYR, from the coding sequence ATGGAACCCATAGCAATTATCGGTATTGGCTGTCGTTTTCCCAGTGCTGACAACCCAGAAGTCTTTTGGCAAATCTTGCATAACAAAGTCGATGCCATCACTGAAGTACCAAAAGAGCGTTGGGATGTTGATGCCCTGTACGATCCAAAGCCAGCGACTCCAGAAAAAATGAATACCCGTTGGGGTGGCTTTTTGGAGCAGGTAGATCGATTTGAACCCAGTTTCTTTAACATTTCCCCTCGTGAGGCAGAGCCAATAGACCCCCAACAAAGATTGTTGTTGGAGGTGGCTTGGGAAGCTCTAGAAAACGCGGGAATTGCACCACAAAAGTTAGCTGGCAGCAAGACTGGAGTTTTTATTGGCATCTGCAACGCTGACTATCACAGGCTTCTCTATCAAAATTCCTCCTGCATAAATGCATATAGCGGCACGGGTACTGCTTCCTCCATTTCAGCTAACCGTATATCCTACGTGCTGGATTTAAGAGGTCCAAGTGTCGCAATAGATACTGCTTGCTCTTCGTCCTTGGTCGCAGTCCACTTTGCCTGTCAAAGTTTGCGGAGTGGCGAGTCCAGTATGTGCTTGGTTGGAGGGGTCAACTTGATTTTGTCCCCCGATATGGGCATAACTTTTTCTCAAGCGCAGATGATGGCATCTGACGGTCGGTGTAAAACTTTTGATGCTAAGGCTGACGGTTATGTACGGGGGGAGGGCTGCGGTGTAGTCGTTCTGAAACTCCTAAAAGATGCAATTCGGGATAAAGACAATATTCGGGCGATCGTCAAAGGCTCAGCAATTAACCAAGATGGTCTGAGCAATGGACTGACAGCACCCAATGCACTTGCCCAACAAGCGGTCATCCGTGAAGCTTTGAAAAATGCAGAAGTGACACCAGCGCAAATTAGCTACATTGAAGCTCACGGTAGTGCCACTTCTTTAGGAGATCCAATTGAATTTAAATCTTTAAAAGCTGTGCTCATGAAGGATCGTCAGCCAGACCAACCTTGTTGGATTGGCTCGGTTAAAACCAATATTGGTCATTTAGAAGCAGCGGCTGGAATTGCTGGGCTCATCAAAGTGGTACTTTCACTGCAACACGGGGAAATACTACCGAATCTACATTTGGTGCAGTTAAATCCTTATATTTCCCTCAAAGGAACAACTTTTTCTATCCCTACTGAATGCCAGCCTTGGGTTGCTGGTACAGAAAAACGTTTGGCTGGGGTCAGCGCCTTTGGCTTTGGGGGTACAAATTGTCACGTCATTCTAGAAGAAGCACCTATCGATTTTAGATTGAGCGATGCTGGTAAGAATCCAAAATCTGAAATCCAAAATCCAAAATCCACAGAATGCCCCCTGCACCTTTTGACGCTTTCGGCAAAAAGTGAGAAGGCGCTTGTGGAACTGGCCCAAAAGTATGTAAATTTCTTTGCATCTCATCCTGAAGTATCGCTTTTTGATGTTTGCTATACAGCCAATACGGGGCGATCGCATTTTAACCACCGCCTTGCTGTGATGGCTTCTTCTTGTGTACAAGCGCGAGAAAAACTAACAAACTTCTGCACTAAACAAGAATCAGCACAAGTCTTCAAGGGACAGGGCAGTAGTTTACCAAAAGTAGCCTTTCTCTTCACGGGTCAGGGGTCTCAATATGTGGGTATGGGACGCCAACTCTACGAAACTGCGCCCGTCTTCCGCACAGCCATCAATTGCTGCAATGAAATTTTGCGTCCCTATCTGGAAAAGCCTTTGCTATCGGTTCTTTACCCGGAACCAGGTCAGACTTCACCAATTAACCAAACCGCTTACACTCAACCCGCTTTATTTGCCATAGAGTATGCATTGGTACAATTGTGGCAATCCTGGGGAATTCACCCTGATGCTGTCATGGGTCATAGTGTCGGGGAATACGTTGCCGCCACTGTAGCGGGAGTCTTGAGTTTGGAAGATGGTTTAAAGCTGATTGCTAACAGAAGCCGCCTGATGCAGAGTCTACCGACCGGCGGTGAAATGGTAGCAGTGTTTGCTGATGAAAAATATATCCGTTTTGTTACTGAGATTGATAACAAAAGAGTCTCATTTGCTGCTTTTAATGGAGGGGGAAACACGGTAATTTCCGGTCAATCACAAGCAGTCCAAGAAATTTGTGCTGACCTAGAAGCAGCAGGAATACCGACCAAAAAGCTACAAACCTCTCACGCCTTCCACTCACCACTGATGGAACCGATACTGGCTCAATTTCGGGAGGTTGCCGATCGGATAACCTATGGTGTTCCCGACATAACCATTATCTCCAATCTTACAGGAGAGCCACTCACTCAGGAGGAGATATCAGCTGATTACTGGTGTCGCCATTTGCGCTACCCAGTACAATTTGCCAAAAGTCTCAAAGCACTTCACGCGGAAGGATACGAGGTGTTTGTGGAGATAGGGCCAAAACCAACATTGTTGGGGATGGGGCGTAACTGTTTGCCAGACAAGGTAGGAGTTTGGTTGCCTTCGTTGCGTCCGGGGCAAGAAGATTGGCAGGTATTACTCCAGAGTTTAGGGGAATTATACGTGCGTGGAGCAGAGGTAGATTGGTCTGGTTTTGACTGGGACTGCGGTCGTCGTCTGCAATTACCAACTTATCCTTTCCAACGACAGCGCTATTGGGTGGAGAGCGCCGCAAACGATAGTTCCCAAGCAGACAACTTATCCCAAGACAAGATTCAAAGCCCCATCGTGCAACTCCTAAACCAAGGAGATACCCAACACATAGTTCAAAATTTAGAAAAGACAGGAGAACTTTCAGAAGACGAGTTAAGAATGTTGCCAAAGCTATTAGAACTGTTAGTCAAACAAGACCGACAGTTGCTAGGAGCAGCATCTGTTAAAGATTGGCTTTACGAAGTAGAGTGGAAACAGTTGCCGCCTCAGGTAAAGGCTCAAGAGAAAAGCGGAATTCAAAAAATCGGTACTTGGCTAATTTTTGCTGACTTGGAGGGTGTGGGACAAAACCTGGCCAAACTTTTGCGATCGCAAGGTCACACCTGTATTTTAGTTCATCCGGGGAATACCTGTAATTTAAGAAAGGACGGAACTTGGTGCATTAGCCCTTCTAGCCCAGCAGATTTTAAATGTCTTTTCCAAGAAGTTTTAGAAACTCTAGAGCGTCCTTTACAAGGAATTATCCACCTGTGGAGTTTAGAGGCACAATCGGCTTCATCTCTGACAATCTCCTCTCTAGAACAAGCTCAGACCCTTGGTGTTGGTAGCGTATTGTATTTGCTACAAGCTCTCATCAAAGAACTGGAAACTAAAAAGAATAGGGATTTTCCCGCATCAGTTTCCCCCCTACCCCAATTGTGGTTGGTGACACGGGGAGCGGTACCAGTCGGTTCGGAACTTCCTGGGGTGGCGCAATCTTCTTTATGGGGATTGGGCAAAGTCGTGGCTCTAGAACATCCCGAACTGTGGGGCGGAATGCTCGATTTAGCCCCAGAATTTACTGGTGATGAGGCAATAGAACTGCTAGCAGAAATTGAGAATTCTTGTGGGGAAGACCATATCGCCTTTCGCAACGGCAATCGCTATGTCGCTCGCTTGGTGCCCAAACAACTGTCAGAATCCAAACAAGTGGCACTCCGCTCAGATAGCACTTACCTAATTACTGGAGGTTTGGGGGCTTTGGGATTGAGAGTAGCCCGTTGGATGGTGGCACAGGGGGCAAGACAATTGGTACTCACTGGACGCAGCAAAGCTTCAGATGAAGCGCAATCAATCCTCCGACAACTCGAACAACTTGGAGCCAAGGTTTTCGTTGCTCAAGCAGATGTGTCTGATGAAGCGGATGTACTGAAGTTGCTTGAAGCGATCGACACATCAATGTCACCCCTGCGGGGAATTGTTCATGCTGCTGGAGTTTTAGATGACGGCATCTTGCTACAGCACTCCTGGGAGCGTTATAGTAAAGTGATGGCTCCAAAAGTGAAAGGGGCATGGAATCTACACGCGTTGACCCAAGGTCTGCCGTTAGACTTCTTTGTTTTATTTTCTTCAGCAGCTTCATTACTAGGCTCGCCCGGTCAAGGGAATTACGTTGCTGCCAACAGTTTCATGGATGCCCTAGCTCATCATCGCCGATTCCAAGGACTACCGGGATTAAGCATCAACTGGGGACTTTGGGCTGATGTGGGGATGGCAACTGGTTTGGTAAACCGTTACCAGGCTGCCAATGCGATGGGATTAAAGAGCATCGCTCCAGAGCAAGGATTGCAAGTTCTAGAACAAGTTCTGGGACAAGCGACTTCACAGATTGGGGTATTACCAATCGATTGGTCGGTTTTGAGACAGCAATTAAGGGTTAGCGGTCAACTGCCATCGTTACTTGTTGAATTTGCTAACACAGAAGACCGGGCAGAAACTGCTCAGTCATCGGCTCTGCAGTCCGATATTCTACAAAAATTACAGGCGGCGGCGGCAAACGAACGCCTCTCCCTATTAACGACCCACATTCAAGGAGAAGTCGCCAAGGTTCTGGGGCTTCCACCATCTGAATTGCCCGATCCAAAACAAAACTTCTTTGATATGGGTATGGATTCTCTGATAGCAGTTGAGCTAAAAAACCAGTTGCAAAACCATTTAGGGCAATTCCTTCCCTCAACTCTAGCCTTTAACTATCCCAACATCAATTCCCTTGCTCAATACCTATCTCAAGATGTTCTTTCTCTAGATATTTCTGCTCAGACAAGTCAGGATTTACCACAAAATCAAGAAGAACTGACTACTTCTTTGGAAGAAATTAAACAACTTTCAGAAAGGGAGGTTATGGCTTTAATAGCTCAAGAATTTGAAGCGTATAGATAA